From Paenibacillus sp. GP183, the proteins below share one genomic window:
- a CDS encoding very short patch repair endonuclease: MADNLSKEHRSKNMRAIRSVHTQLEDRVTQALWKRGFRIRKNVKDLKGKPDIAVKRYKVAVFIDSCFWHGCEIHGNQPKTNETYWGPKLARNRERDAEVTAYYRSKSWNVLRIWEHDIKDSIEEAADRIAAFLEKAKQNHQANRS, encoded by the coding sequence TTGGCAGATAACTTATCCAAAGAGCACCGCAGCAAAAACATGAGGGCCATTCGATCAGTGCATACACAGCTGGAAGACCGAGTCACCCAAGCATTATGGAAGCGGGGATTCCGGATTCGGAAAAATGTGAAAGATCTAAAGGGAAAACCGGATATTGCGGTGAAGCGCTACAAAGTTGCGGTTTTTATTGACTCCTGTTTTTGGCACGGCTGTGAAATTCATGGTAATCAGCCGAAGACGAACGAGACCTATTGGGGTCCCAAACTTGCGCGGAACCGGGAGCGTGATGCCGAAGTTACGGCCTACTACCGCAGTAAAAGCTGGAATGTTCTTCGCATTTGGGAACATGATATCAAAGACAGTATCGAGGAAGCGGCCGACCGTATTGCGGCCTTTCTTGAGAAAGCAAAACAAAACCATCAGGCCAATAGGTCCTGA
- the dcm gene encoding DNA (cytosine-5-)-methyltransferase, translating into MIFEKGELFCGPGGLSLGALKAKVTGKNGELFAVKHKWASDYDPAAVETYRENICKPNNYDPKTVFQKDVRELKIDELEPINAFAFGFPCNDYSLVGEKKGINGEFGPLYSYGVKVLASKEPQWFIAENVSGLESANEGQAFQQILNDLENAGPGYMLTPHLYKFEEYGVPQTRRRIIIVGIRKNLNLQFKVPAPTHGPGNFVTAKQALEGEPIPEDAPNQEPTRHHQRVIDMLSFIPPGENAWSEKIPPALRLNVKGARMSQIYRRLKEDAPSYTVTGSGGGGTHIYHYRDLRALTNRERARLQTFPDKYDFKGGKEAVRKQIGMAVPPDGAKVIIEAILKTFAGIEYDSVPSKWSVNSQEKSNSELELAMQEIAAASEK; encoded by the coding sequence ATGATATTCGAAAAAGGCGAGCTTTTCTGTGGTCCCGGCGGTTTGTCGCTCGGCGCCCTGAAGGCGAAAGTGACAGGGAAAAACGGAGAGCTTTTTGCAGTGAAACATAAATGGGCAAGCGATTATGATCCAGCGGCGGTTGAAACCTACCGAGAGAACATTTGCAAACCTAACAACTATGATCCGAAGACCGTCTTTCAGAAAGATGTCCGCGAGCTCAAGATCGATGAGCTGGAACCGATCAACGCTTTTGCTTTCGGGTTTCCTTGCAACGACTACAGTTTGGTCGGAGAAAAAAAGGGCATAAACGGGGAATTCGGCCCGTTGTACTCGTATGGGGTTAAGGTATTGGCATCAAAGGAGCCCCAATGGTTTATTGCAGAGAATGTCAGCGGACTGGAAAGCGCCAACGAAGGACAAGCATTTCAGCAGATTCTCAACGATTTGGAAAATGCCGGACCCGGATATATGCTGACGCCTCACTTGTATAAATTCGAAGAATACGGCGTTCCGCAGACGCGGCGCCGGATTATTATTGTCGGCATCCGCAAAAACCTGAATCTGCAGTTCAAGGTGCCGGCGCCGACCCACGGACCCGGTAATTTTGTTACCGCGAAGCAGGCTCTGGAAGGAGAACCTATTCCGGAAGACGCTCCCAATCAGGAGCCGACGCGACACCATCAACGTGTGATCGACATGCTTTCCTTTATTCCGCCCGGAGAAAACGCATGGTCGGAAAAAATCCCGCCGGCACTCCGGCTGAATGTGAAAGGCGCCAGGATGAGTCAAATATACCGCCGGCTCAAAGAGGATGCTCCTTCTTATACAGTGACCGGAAGCGGCGGCGGTGGAACGCATATTTATCACTACAGGGATCTGCGGGCACTGACCAACCGCGAACGCGCCCGCCTGCAGACTTTTCCCGACAAATACGATTTTAAAGGCGGCAAAGAAGCCGTCCGCAAACAAATCGGCATGGCTGTACCGCCGGACGGCGCCAAAGTGATTATTGAAGCGATCCTAAAAACATTTGCCGGTATAGAATACGATTCTGTACCGTCCAAGTGGTCTGTGAATTCACAGGAAAAATCCAATAGTGAACTTGAACTGGCAATGCAAGAGATTGCGGCTGCTTCCGAAAAGTAA
- a CDS encoding SDR family NAD(P)-dependent oxidoreductase — protein MKMNGNTILITGGTSGIGLGLASKLQQLGNKVIVTGRDLHKLDAVIKQFPGIHVIQSDVSDPKAIALLHQRLAAECPDLNVLINNAGIMRKLNLHTIHSHLEDITREIEINLIGSIHMVMQFLPHLKKQNNATIVNVSSGLAFVPYPISPIYSAAKAGLHSFSQSLRIQLKNTNIKVFELAPPATDTPLNHVFDAADLNGGLMNLTKLVNQTIEALNKDQFEICPGPSKILKLLSRFAPHFILNQLSKPVDAMLTRELSYPTSTPFKSQQQEPRHPD, from the coding sequence ATGAAAATGAACGGAAATACCATTCTTATAACCGGCGGAACCAGCGGTATCGGTCTGGGTCTTGCATCAAAGCTCCAGCAGCTTGGCAATAAGGTGATTGTTACCGGACGAGATCTTCACAAGCTGGATGCAGTAATTAAACAGTTTCCTGGGATTCACGTGATCCAAAGCGACGTGAGCGATCCGAAAGCAATTGCTCTTCTTCATCAACGACTAGCCGCAGAATGCCCCGACCTAAATGTCCTCATCAACAACGCAGGAATCATGAGAAAGCTTAATCTTCATACTATCCATTCACATTTAGAAGATATCACTCGTGAAATCGAAATTAACCTGATCGGCTCCATCCATATGGTGATGCAATTCCTGCCTCATCTCAAGAAGCAAAACAACGCCACCATCGTGAACGTCTCATCCGGACTTGCATTCGTACCTTATCCAATCTCACCGATTTATAGCGCTGCAAAGGCCGGGCTTCACTCGTTTTCGCAATCGCTCCGCATTCAGTTGAAGAACACAAACATAAAGGTGTTTGAATTGGCGCCACCAGCTACGGATACGCCGTTGAATCATGTTTTCGATGCTGCGGACCTTAATGGAGGTTTGATGAACCTAACCAAGCTCGTCAATCAGACCATCGAGGCTCTTAATAAAGATCAGTTCGAAATCTGCCCCGGCCCTAGTAAGATATTAAAACTATTGAGCCGCTTTGCTCCTCATTTTATTTTAAATCAGCTCAGCAAGCCTGTCGATGCCATGCTTACAAGGGAGCTCAGCTATCCGACTTCAACTCCATTCAAGTCACAGCAGCAGGAGCCACGTCATCCGGACTAG
- a CDS encoding HEPN domain-containing protein, giving the protein MLTKEDMQQLVDYALEHRQDVGAISFPFELAKHLQATVPDWKDSAIEEIRQRIQDIMQDIILRHQPFHSQNPDITKVILEEVNFQLNTRCIHLHTLIPIRGLSVRLNFRETIEIDEEITLRRIQRWEWPKFDMLIQEVGFDLPEFALEMVKEISPNMIDNDFQDGINELEARTRLILGILQFRFGQGMSFPWIIRFVPQCQFVKGHGKMMARLFPMAPGDYIAGTHDISEVGNIRELLRNRNTLDAVTRYKIDIAINRFHEGANRQNIVDCQVDYWIALESLFGTGESGQSRQMACRISCLLFGDQENDDVVKAFLWLEKSYQLRCNIVHGDHHSKDGANFNFLYKIVVQTKEVVKWTVERLLLLQVSYQEVLEQINKRSHRVNLPSKVKRILSDETTLGSILTEMDQVMDRYRGRIEHTGETVFNDDYDYSLGEQT; this is encoded by the coding sequence GTGCTAACTAAAGAGGACATGCAACAACTAGTTGACTATGCACTTGAACATCGGCAAGACGTGGGGGCTATTTCGTTTCCCTTTGAATTGGCGAAACACCTCCAAGCCACAGTGCCGGACTGGAAAGATTCAGCGATTGAGGAGATTCGGCAGAGAATACAAGACATCATGCAAGACATCATTCTTCGGCACCAACCTTTCCATTCCCAAAACCCCGACATCACCAAAGTCATTTTAGAAGAGGTCAACTTCCAACTAAACACGAGGTGTATTCACTTACATACGCTAATTCCTATTCGGGGATTATCCGTGCGTCTTAATTTTCGAGAAACGATCGAAATTGACGAGGAAATCACCTTAAGACGCATACAAAGGTGGGAATGGCCAAAGTTCGACATGCTGATACAGGAAGTAGGATTCGATCTACCAGAGTTTGCTCTGGAAATGGTGAAGGAAATTAGTCCTAACATGATAGACAATGATTTTCAAGATGGAATCAATGAACTGGAGGCACGAACAAGGTTAATTCTCGGGATCTTACAATTCCGGTTCGGTCAGGGTATGAGTTTTCCTTGGATTATTCGGTTTGTTCCACAGTGCCAATTTGTAAAGGGACATGGCAAAATGATGGCACGGCTCTTTCCGATGGCTCCAGGTGATTATATCGCCGGAACACACGATATCTCTGAAGTGGGAAACATTCGTGAATTGCTCCGCAATCGCAATACGTTGGACGCCGTAACCCGTTATAAAATTGATATCGCCATCAACCGGTTTCATGAAGGAGCAAACCGCCAAAATATAGTGGACTGCCAAGTAGACTACTGGATTGCATTGGAGTCCCTGTTTGGAACAGGTGAGTCCGGACAATCTCGCCAAATGGCCTGTCGGATTTCATGCTTGTTATTTGGTGACCAAGAGAACGATGATGTTGTGAAAGCCTTTTTGTGGTTGGAAAAGTCCTACCAATTGCGATGTAATATCGTTCACGGAGACCATCACAGTAAAGATGGGGCAAATTTCAACTTTCTATACAAAATTGTGGTGCAAACAAAAGAAGTGGTGAAATGGACCGTTGAACGCTTGCTTCTGCTTCAAGTGTCCTATCAGGAAGTCCTTGAACAAATCAATAAACGCTCTCACCGAGTTAACTTGCCATCTAAGGTTAAACGTATTCTGTCTGACGAAACTACACTTGGGTCTATTCTCACCGAAATGGACCAGGTGATGGATCGGTATCGAGGGCGAATAGAACATACAGGTGAGACAGTGTTTAATGATGATTACGATTACTCTCTAGGCGAACAGACGTAA
- a CDS encoding helix-turn-helix transcriptional regulator, translating to MSKLNQDRYRELAHFLRNRRSRVTPKQVGLPETARRRTLGLRRGEVAMLAGVSLEWYTYLEQGRHIKVSAELLENLSKVLQLDEVERRHLFLLARNQEPPIGFDIQTKVPAELLSLLNALGTSPGCITDARMNILAWNASFSAVFGEFEHKSERERNLVWVTFVSEDFRSLLGEEWKDHAHRVIAQFRTNYAQFVNDPWWMEQIEALSESSQFRALWDLHDVINAPNIRKTFHHPEAGVLVFDYISLLQPSTMNLLVSIYVPQNDQQTVQKIQQLLGKR from the coding sequence ATGTCAAAACTGAATCAGGATCGTTATCGTGAACTGGCCCATTTCTTGCGAAATCGTAGAAGCCGAGTTACGCCTAAACAAGTCGGGTTGCCTGAGACGGCTCGAAGGCGTACCCTGGGGCTTCGACGAGGGGAGGTCGCTATGTTGGCCGGCGTGAGCCTGGAATGGTACACATATCTGGAGCAAGGCCGTCATATTAAGGTGTCTGCGGAACTTCTGGAAAACCTGTCGAAGGTCCTCCAGCTGGATGAGGTAGAACGCAGGCATCTATTTTTACTGGCACGCAATCAGGAGCCTCCTATAGGCTTTGACATACAAACTAAAGTTCCGGCTGAATTACTGTCATTGCTAAATGCTCTCGGCACTTCTCCCGGCTGCATAACAGACGCCCGCATGAATATATTGGCATGGAATGCTTCGTTTAGTGCTGTATTTGGCGAGTTTGAACATAAATCAGAGCGGGAACGGAATCTAGTGTGGGTCACATTTGTATCAGAAGATTTCAGAAGTTTGTTGGGAGAGGAGTGGAAAGACCATGCGCATCGGGTGATTGCGCAGTTTCGAACAAATTATGCTCAATTTGTTAACGATCCGTGGTGGATGGAGCAGATTGAAGCCTTGTCAGAGAGCAGCCAGTTCCGAGCACTTTGGGATCTCCATGACGTGATAAATGCGCCAAACATACGCAAAACCTTTCATCATCCTGAGGCAGGTGTTCTTGTATTTGATTATATCTCGCTTCTGCAGCCGAGTACGATGAATTTGCTGGTATCGATCTACGTCCCTCAAAACGATCAACAGACTGTTCAGAAAATCCAGCAGCTCCTTGGTAAAAGATAA
- a CDS encoding DUF4238 domain-containing protein, translating to MKITATTVFIISSRSICNIFQCLFRQASSLSCPLAERVDAYACVGHPGGCFKVEIKNNMPIENCAIRNFHTVETLEGKDSRTFEEAFSLVEENASRIIKNINATFMAPEPGTDDYNWLINFIAILCERTPARRKHFSEMTAEMYKMITRVGFQHKEYFESQKRIIEEKTGEKNNLTHEKLLEFIERDEYEVVFGNNHHMKSFMDRLDVIIEPLSRRKWSVVTSPPMMGDFICSDNPVCLRNVTKVTGFFSSPGHGMFNTEVSLPLSPRVVLLGRFEDYHPMSGLVPNRKTVAAINSFTGMYAEKFIFSKKQDFLWTDTVGKLCNTDDFKRKLVEKKEKPKE from the coding sequence ATGAAAATTACCGCCACTACAGTTTTCATAATATCCTCCAGGTCTATTTGTAATATATTCCAGTGTTTATTTCGACAGGCTTCTTCATTATCCTGCCCGTTAGCTGAGAGGGTTGACGCTTATGCATGTGTTGGACATCCCGGAGGATGTTTCAAAGTTGAAATCAAAAATAATATGCCTATCGAGAACTGTGCCATACGTAACTTTCACACTGTTGAGACGTTAGAAGGCAAAGACTCAAGAACGTTTGAAGAAGCATTTTCATTGGTAGAAGAAAATGCTTCCCGAATAATCAAAAACATTAATGCGACATTTATGGCTCCAGAACCAGGCACTGATGACTACAACTGGTTAATTAACTTTATTGCTATTCTGTGCGAAAGAACTCCTGCCAGAAGAAAACATTTCAGTGAAATGACGGCTGAAATGTATAAAATGATAACCCGTGTAGGTTTTCAACATAAAGAATATTTTGAATCGCAGAAAAGGATTATCGAAGAAAAGACAGGTGAGAAGAACAATTTAACTCATGAGAAGTTATTAGAATTTATTGAGAGGGATGAATATGAGGTTGTATTTGGTAACAATCATCATATGAAAAGTTTTATGGATCGTCTCGATGTTATAATTGAACCGCTCAGTAGACGTAAATGGTCTGTTGTTACTAGCCCGCCAATGATGGGAGATTTTATTTGCTCTGACAATCCTGTATGTTTGCGTAATGTAACTAAAGTTACAGGTTTTTTCAGTTCGCCAGGTCACGGTATGTTTAATACCGAGGTAAGTTTACCACTTAGCCCGAGGGTCGTTTTACTCGGTCGGTTTGAAGATTATCATCCTATGTCCGGCCTTGTACCAAATAGAAAAACTGTTGCGGCGATTAACAGTTTTACTGGGATGTACGCTGAAAAATTCATTTTTTCAAAAAAGCAAGATTTCCTTTGGACTGATACAGTAGGTAAGTTGTGTAACACTGATGATTTCAAAAGGAAATTGGTTGAAAAAAAAGAAAAACCAAAAGAATGA
- a CDS encoding DUF4238 domain-containing protein, whose protein sequence is MTQAGSRQHVIPASHIGSFSSGTESPKRNRSIWFRREGMPKAISVKAESVGIDKHVYTIKDTSHIDERYVDKTWDYIENNLYRGVQDLENHIGSPSLDGLLWSTILVPFVAQLFIRGKDYNQNLLARAPYLEKLKEVINEEFYYDNMNMNRLIDFQINCGLLCFSSWRLVHNQTDIPFILNDLGYATFNGKRFGVDTGYLVPMSKELMLIIYKRGILSKPFRPVGIVKSTRIHLPQNVVRDKYRIMYFNERIAQCAIKEIYGAKEDIVNQHYSIFEEGKNDAGVGPIHIQQRHFKDKDLIGLFNLYLNVFNVDEATRKGAYGGREIYLIEDSNSGGSYGFGWKEL, encoded by the coding sequence ATGACTCAAGCTGGCTCGAGGCAACATGTAATTCCTGCAAGTCATATTGGAAGCTTTTCGAGTGGAACGGAGAGTCCTAAACGTAATCGAAGTATCTGGTTTCGAAGAGAAGGGATGCCAAAGGCTATTAGTGTAAAGGCAGAAAGCGTTGGTATCGATAAACATGTTTACACAATAAAAGATACTTCGCATATAGATGAGAGATATGTAGATAAAACTTGGGATTATATTGAGAATAACCTTTATCGTGGAGTGCAAGATTTAGAGAACCATATAGGGTCTCCTTCGCTTGATGGTCTTCTATGGTCAACGATACTTGTCCCGTTTGTTGCACAGTTGTTTATTAGAGGGAAGGACTACAATCAAAACTTATTAGCAAGGGCCCCATATTTGGAGAAGTTAAAAGAGGTAATTAATGAGGAATTCTACTATGACAATATGAATATGAATAGGTTAATAGACTTTCAAATTAATTGTGGACTTTTATGCTTCTCCTCATGGAGATTAGTACATAATCAAACCGATATTCCCTTTATCCTTAATGATCTGGGGTATGCCACATTCAACGGAAAGCGTTTTGGCGTTGACACCGGTTATTTGGTCCCCATGTCTAAAGAATTAATGCTGATTATTTACAAGAGGGGAATATTATCTAAGCCATTTAGACCTGTTGGTATTGTTAAATCAACAAGAATTCATTTACCTCAGAACGTTGTAAGAGATAAGTACAGAATTATGTATTTCAACGAACGGATTGCACAGTGTGCTATTAAAGAAATATACGGTGCTAAAGAAGATATTGTTAATCAACATTATTCAATATTTGAAGAAGGAAAAAATGACGCAGGAGTGGGCCCGATTCATATCCAACAACGTCATTTTAAGGATAAGGATTTGATCGGATTATTTAATTTATATTTGAATGTCTTCAACGTAGATGAGGCAACCAGAAAAGGAGCTTATGGCGGGAGGGAAATATATCTGATCGAAGATTCTAACTCGGGTGGCTCGTACGGATTTGGGTGGAAAGAGTTATAG